The region GAGCACCTGTTTCTTCGTGACGAACTTGCAAGAAGCGGATATCTTTGTCTTCAGCCAAAGCATCCATCAATGAGCTGAGTGTTCCTGATGGGATACCATAGATTGTGTCTACGCCCCATGTTTTCAATACATTAAGCATTGCTGCAGATGCAGTAATTTTCCCTTGAGTCATAATGATAACTCTCCTTCAAATATTTTTAAATCTACTAAAAAAGGTTTCATATAGTTTTTGAAAACGTTTCAGTAAATTTTTACAATACTAATTTATCACATTTATTTTGACTTTACTAAGAATCTGCTCAGAAGTTTTTATTCTCTATTACAGTACAGTTTGAAAACGTTTTTAGCTTCTGTTTTATAATACTCAATGAAAATCACAGAGCAAACTAGGAAGCTCGCCACAGGTTGCTCAAAGCACAGCTTTGAGGTTGCAGACAAAGCTGACGTGGTTGGAAGAGATTTTTGAAGAGTATAAAAAGCGAGCAAGCCCGCTTTTAGTCTATTTTACTAAAGTTTAGTAAGAGTGAACTGGTCAGAACGGATACAGAACTAAAGGCCATGGCTAGACCTGCAAGTTCTGGGTTGAGAGCCAGTCCAACACCTGAAAAGACTCCTGCTGCAATCGGAATTCCGGCGACATTGTAGATAAAGGCCCAGAAAAGATTGAGCAGAATACGATTAAAGGTTTTCTTACTCATGTCAAAGGCACGCACCACGCCTAAGAGATTATTGGTTGTCAACACCAAATCTGCTGATTCGATGGCAATATCTGTTCCAGCTCCCATAGCAATTCCCACATCCGCTACACTGAGGGCAGGAGCATCATTGATACCATCACCAACAAAGGCTACTTTGCCAGCCACTTGTAGTTTATGGATTTCATGGGCTTTTTCTTCTGGCAAGACACCTGCAATGACCTCTTCGATTCCGATTTGATCTGCAATAGCACGCGCCACACCTGCATTGTCTCCTGTCAGCATGACTGTTTTAAGACCTCGTTTTTTCAACTGACTGATGGCAAGCTTAGCATTTTCCTTAGGAATATCTTGCAGAGCAAGCAAGCCTTTGATTTCATTGTCCACAGCTAAGAAAACAACTGTCTTAGCTTCTTTTTCCAGTTCTTCTAGTTTTTCTTGATAAGTGCTAGAAATGTTCATGCCATCCAGCATTTTAGCATTTCCAAGCAGAACTTGTTTTCCATTGATTTGCCCTGAAACACCTTTTCCGTGCAAGGCTTGGAAATTTTCAACAGTTTGAAGCTCAAGTCCAGCTTCACTCGCTCGTTTCACAACGGCTTCAGCCAGTGGGTGTTGAGAAGCTTCTTCCAAGGAAGCTGCCAATCCAAGCACTTCTACTTCGTCTCCGATGATATCTGTGACCACAGGTTTCCCTTCAGTCAAAGTCCCTGTTTTATCAAAGACAATGGTTTGGACTTTCTGGATTTCCTGTAGAACCGTTCCATTTTTGAGGAGAACTCCCATCTTGGCACTGCGACCTGTCCCCACCATAAGGGCTGTCGGTGTTGCAAGTCCCAATGCACAAGGGCAGGCAATAATCAGAACTGCTACTCCATAGAGAAGCGAAGACACAAAGCTCGCTCCAAGCACAACTACACTATCCCTGAGCAAGACGAACCAAACCCAAAAGGTCACAATCCCTAAAATGACAACTGCTGGGACAAAAATCCCTGAAATTTTATCCGTCAAGTCCTGAATCGGTGCACGACTGGTTTGAGCTTTCTTCACAAAATCCACAATCTGAGCCAAAACAGTCTCTGAACCAACTTTTTCTGCTCTAAAAACAAGTGTTCCACTATTATTGATGGTTGAACCAATGACGGTATCTCCAACTGTCTTGTCCACAGGCAGACTCTCACCAGTCACCATAGACTCATCAATACTAGAGATACCTTCTACTACGACACCATCAACCGCAATCTTTTCACCGGGACGCACTCGAATCAGGTCACCTACCTTGACTTGCTCCAAAGGGACTTGAACATAGTTATCCTCACGCAAGACTTCTGCAGTTTTAGCCTGCAAGTCAAGTAATTTCTCCACAGCTTGGGAAGTATTTTTCCGCATTTTCTCCTCAAAAACGGCTCCCATAAGAACGAAGAAGAAGATAAAGGCAGCACTTTCAAAGTAAACGGGGAGGCCAGCGAAGAGGGCAACTAAGCTATAGAAATAGGCCACTAGGGTTCCCAGAGCAACCAAGGTATCCATGTTGGCATTGTGCTTTTTAAAACTAGCCCAAGCACTTTGGATATAAGGACCACCTGCTACTAGCATAATCGGTGTTGTGGCTAAAAAGGTGCCCCAACGCATGACTTGGTGACTAATTCCTCCTGTCGACATCCCAATCATGAGGATCACAAGAGGCACAGTAAAGATACTAGTAATCCAAAAACGCTGTAAAAGTGATAGAGATTTTCGAGTCTTCTCAACGACTGTATAACTTCCCTTTTGCATCTTCATGCCACAAGAAAATTCATGTTGACCTAATTCTTGAGGTGTAAAACGAATGACTTTCTCCTCATCTACGCCGATTGGTTCCAAGATGCCTTCTTCTTCAAACAGAATTTCCTTGTAACAGTTTGAAGGAGTTACTCGATGAAAGGTAATCTCAGCTGGAATCCCTTTTTGAAGCTGTATATGAGCTGGATGGTAGCCTTTGTCTGCCGTGATACTAATTTTTTGAACACCATTTTCAAGACTTGCTTTTACAATTTCAGTCATATCATTCTCCTATTCTACAATCATCTTACCGTGCATCATATTCATGCCACAAGAGAAACCATACTCTCCAGCCTGCTCAGGCGTGATTTCCACTACATACTCTTCACCCATTGGCAGGTCCGCATGTACACCAAAGTCTGGAAAAACAATTTGGTCCAGACAGGGTGAAGGGTCCTTACGGTCAAAGACAATGCGGGCTGGCACTGATTTCTTGAGGATAATCAACTCAGGCGTATAGCCACCCATGACATCCACTCGAATCTCTTGGTAGCCGTTTTTTTGCTGGGCCTTTTGTCCAGATTTTTCAGGCTTTTTGAAAAACCAAAACAAGATAAACGCGATAAGGGCAATACAAATAATAGTTACAATGCTATTTAACATGACGTCTCCTTTACATACAATTACATTTTACTTCTGTTACAGCGCTTGATTTCTTCTCAGAAATCACAGCTTCCAAGTCTTCTAAGTCAGCCTGAGTAAAATCACATTCAGCAATCAAATCAGCCAACAAGTTCTTAATCCTACGAGAACAAACCTTGTCCTTGATATCTTTAACAAGCAAGTCTCGACTTTGATCCAAAGTTAAAAGGGCTGAATAGACAAAGGACTTGCCTTCTTTTTTCCGAGTCAAACACTCTTTCTCAACCAAACGAGCCAAAAGAGTTTGAATGGTCGACTTGGACCAGTCGAACCGCTCCGCCAGAACCCTGATCAAATCCATACTGGTCTGCTCCCCTTGCATCCAAATAATCTTCATGACCTGCCATTCTGCATCTGAAATCTGCATAATCACACCTCCAAAATCTACATTTGTCAATTACAATTATCAGTATACCCTTAAAATCTACATTTGTCAACTATGAAATTAATCTTTTCTGCGAAAAATAGAATCTTAACAATATGATAAAGGATTTGCAGTCAAATTTTACTATATAAACTATAAAAATATGCTATACTAAAGAAAAAAGAAAACAACCACTAGGGGTGCGTAAAGCTGAGATTAACGACTGTTAGACCCTTTGACTCAATCTAGGTAATGCTAGCTGATGGAAGTGGAATTGATAATGGGGACTAGCAGTCTTCTATTACTTTTCTAAAACTGACCAGCTTGTTCTTAAGAATACAAACTTCAGTTGGTTGGGAGGTTTTAGATGACTTATTTACCCGTTGCTTTGACCATTGCAGGGACTGACCCTAGTGGTGGTGCTGGCATTATGGCTGATTTAAAGTCATTCCAAGCTAGAGATGTCTATGGAATGGCCGTTGTAACCAGTCTTGTCGCTCAAAATACCAGAGGCGTTCAATTAATCGAGCACGTTTCTCCTCAAATGTTGAAAGCCCAATTGGAGAGTGTCTTTTCGGATATCAAGCCTCAGGCTGTAAAAACTGGGATGTTGGCAACTACCGAAATCATGGAAATCATCCAGCCCTATCTTAAAAAGCTGGACTGTCCCTACGTCCTTGACCCTGTTATGGTCGCTACGAGCGGAGACACCCTGATTGATACCAGTGCCAGAAGCTACCTAAAAACAAACCTGCTTCCACTTGCTACCATCATCACACCCAATCTTCCTGAGGCAGAAGAGATTGTTGGTTTTTCAATCCATGATCCCGAAGACATGGAGCGTGCTGGTCGCCTGATTTTAAAAGAATTTGGTCCTCAGTCTGTGGTCATCAAAGGTGGCCATCTCGAAGGCGGTGCCAAAGACTTCCTCTTTACCAAGGATGACCAATTTGTCTGGGAAAGCCCAAGAATTCAAACCTGTCACACCCATGGTACTGGATGTACCTTTGCTGCAGTGATTACTGCTGAACTAGCCAAGGGGAAAACCCTCTATCAAGCAGTCGATAAAGCCAAGGCCTTTATCACGAAAGCTATCCAAGACGCCCCTCAACTCGGTCATGGTTCTGGCCCAGTCAACCATACAAGCTTTAAAGATTAAAAAAACTCTCTAGTTCCCACTTTAAGGGAATTAGAGAGTTTTTATAGTCCTCGAAAATCTCTTCAAACTACGTCAGCTTTATCTACAACCTCAAAGCTGTGCTTTGAGCAACCTGTGACTAGCTTCCTAGTTTGCTCTGTGATTTTCATTTAGTATTAATTAGAAAATAATATCATCCAACTTTGTCAAAAAAGCTTGTGTTTTTGCCTCTATATCTTCTGCCTGCATCAAATCACGCACGACAGCTACACCAGCTATACCCGTGCCGATAAGTTGGTCAATATTCTCTGATGTCAAGCCGCCAATAGCAACTACTGGAATGGCAACCCTTTGGCAAATTGTCTTCAAGGTTGAAATCAGGGTGATAGGCGCATTTTCCTTGGTGGTTGTTGGGAAAATGGCTCCTGTCCCCAAGTAATTCGCCCCTCCTTCTTCTGCCTCGAGGGCTCTTTTTACTGTTTTAGCTGTGACCCCAAGGATTTTTTCAGGGCCCAAGACTTGTCTGGCAACCGAAACTGGTAGCTCATCGTCTCCGATATGCAGACCTGCAGCATCGACTGCAAGACAAACATCCAAACGATCATCGATTATCAAGGGTACCTGATAGGCTTCTGTTATTTCCTTGACTTGTTTTGCCAGTTGATAATATTGATTGGTAGTGAGATTTTTTTCTCGTAGTTGGATGATGGTAACCCCTGAACGGCAAGCCGTCTCAATCTTTTCAAGAAAACTTTCCAAGGAATCTTGGTAGCGATTGGTTACCAGATACAGTCTAAGTGCTTCTCTATTCATAAATATCTCCTTTGATGCCATCTAGCCAATTTTCATCTCTTTTTAGAAGAGAGAGCTGATTGAGAACTTGATAACGAAATTCTTCCAATCCCATTCCTTGTACAAATATTCTCTCGGCAGAGATATTGAGGTAAGAAACTGCTAGGCAAGAAGCTTCAAAGGCCGTTTTTCCTTGGCTGAGAAAAACGGCTGTCAAGGCTCCAACCAAATCTCCCGTCCCTGTTATCCAGTCTAATTCTGCACAGCCATTTCCCAATACAGCAACTTGATTTTCTGAAACGATGAGGTCCTTGAGGCCAGTGACTAAGAATGACATGCCAGGATAAAGCTGACACCAGTCTTTCAAGACTTGAAGTAAATCCTCAGTTTCTTGATCTTTAGCACTCGCATCGACCCCAACGCCGTGGTGTTTTAAGCCAACAAGACTTCGAATTTCCGACATGTTTCCTTTAAGGACCGTAGGTATATAGTCTAAAAGGTCTTTAACTAATCTCTTACGAATGGATGAAGCTGTTACGCCAACCGCATCTACTACCATTGGGAGACCAGCTTGAGCTGCATAAGAAGCTGCCATACGGATTGCTTTTTCCTTCTCAGCTGACAAATGCCCCAAATTGATGAAGAGTGCCTGGCTTTGCTTAGTAAAATCAAGAACCTCACGAGGGTCATCTGCCATGACAGGTTTGCATCCCAGAGCCAAAATCCCATTTGCTAGCATCTCACAAGAAATCTCATTGGTAATACAGTGAATGAGGGAACTAGAGCCTATAGGAAAAGGATTTGATAATTCCAGCATCAGTCTATCCTTTCAGCAAAGAAATATCCCTGCACTTTTTTAAAGAATTCCTGCTTGATTAAAAATCGAAAGGCAATAAAGGAAATCGCTGTACCAATCAAGGTTGCTCCGAAAAATCGAGGAGTGTAGATAAACCAGCTAAGCTTAGCGGCTGATCCTGTAAAGAGTACCATAACAGGATAGGAAACAATTGAACCAATAATACCTGTTCCCAAAATTTCTCCCAAGGCAGAAAAGTAAAATTTTCGACCATACTTATAAAAGAGACCTGCTAGAAGGGCTCCAAAAGTCGCTCCTGTGAGAGCTAAAGGCGGAATCCCTTGTGTCGTCATACGGATAAAGGCTGTGACTGTAGCCATAGCCAAAGCATAAACAGGTCCCATCATGATTCCTGCTAGAATATTGACTACACTGGACATCGGTGCCATTCCCTCAATCCGAAAGATAGGTGTAAGGACTACATCAAGGGCAATCATCATGGATAAAATAGTTAATTTGTGAACTTGTAATTGGTGCTTTCTCATGTTTCTATTCTTCTCCTGTTTCTAAAGACTGTAAATCACTCTTCCATGTCTGGTGTTGGTAGGCCATTTCCCAAAACTTAGCTTCCATATGAACACTGATGTGGAAGGCTTCTAGCATTTTTTTCTTGTCTGTCTCGTCACTTTCTCGATAGAGTTGATTGGCCAGAGCCTCTTCCTCTCTGATCTGCTGCTCCAACTCATCCGTAATATAAGTTTCAATCCATTGTTGGTAGAGAGGATTTGGTGATGGTTTAAGATTAAGGGATTTGCCTATATCATGGTATAACCAAGGACAAGGCAGCAAACTTGCAAAAGCGATGGCTTGATTTGCTTCTTCAAATTGCCGATAAATATGAGAGATATAATGATAGCAGGTTGGAGCGATTGGATGTTGCTCCATTTCCTGATCGCTGATTTCCAATTCCTTGAAAAATTGTTGGCGGATAAATAACTCACCCTCCACTAGACTCTGAGCATTTTGTTTCAAGAGTCTCTTCATCTCTTGGTTTGAAGTCTTTTCAGCCAAGAGATGATAGGCTTCTGAGAAGGCCTTAAGATAGTAAGCATCCTGAATCAAGTAGTAGCGGAAAATTGCAGGTTCTAAATTTCCCTCTTGCAACTGTAAAACAAAGGGGTGATGAAAGGACGCCTGCCAAGCTTCCTTGGATAATTCCATCGCAATATCTGTAAATTCCATAATAACTCCTTTATAAAAATAGACTGGTTTGAAGCAATAAAAAGAAAAGTAGGTAGATTAATTTTGTTTTTTTAGGAATATAAAAAGTCCGATAGCTATTCTCCACCTGTGCATGTTCGTCATATCCATGCGCCGACAGGGCTCTCAGGTAAAGATGGCGCCACCTAAAGACTGTCATCAGAACCTTGCTGTAAATCAAGGGAGACCAAAAATGCAGTTCTTGACCGCGTAATAAGCAAGCTTCCTTGAGGGACTTGATTTCTTGCTGAATAAGGGGGAAGGAATTGAATACCACAATCAAGGCATAGGCCCAAGAGCGTGATAACCCCTTTTGAGCCAAGTACAAGAGAAGCTCTTTTAGGGAAATAGAGGAAACAAAGACAAGGCCAATACAAACGGTCACAAAGGCCCTCGTTCCAAGCATGACTGCCTGCGAAGCATCTCCGTGTAACTGAACTGCCCAGTAGTTGGCCAAAGATGGCAAAATGGCAAGTAGAATCATCCAAGCCAACATCTTAAATCGACGGTAATAGAGCATAAAGAGAATACAAAATGCAACTACTGAGAGATTAAGAGCAATCGAAGGAATAAAAGATGTTTCCAAGGATAAAATCAGCAAGAAGAGACTGATAATCGGTGTCTGGGTTGCTACTTTGACCAT is a window of Streptococcus mitis DNA encoding:
- a CDS encoding heavy metal translocating P-type ATPase, encoding MTEIVKASLENGVQKISITADKGYHPAHIQLQKGIPAEITFHRVTPSNCYKEILFEEEGILEPIGVDEEKVIRFTPQELGQHEFSCGMKMQKGSYTVVEKTRKSLSLLQRFWITSIFTVPLVILMIGMSTGGISHQVMRWGTFLATTPIMLVAGGPYIQSAWASFKKHNANMDTLVALGTLVAYFYSLVALFAGLPVYFESAAFIFFFVLMGAVFEEKMRKNTSQAVEKLLDLQAKTAEVLREDNYVQVPLEQVKVGDLIRVRPGEKIAVDGVVVEGISSIDESMVTGESLPVDKTVGDTVIGSTINNSGTLVFRAEKVGSETVLAQIVDFVKKAQTSRAPIQDLTDKISGIFVPAVVILGIVTFWVWFVLLRDSVVVLGASFVSSLLYGVAVLIIACPCALGLATPTALMVGTGRSAKMGVLLKNGTVLQEIQKVQTIVFDKTGTLTEGKPVVTDIIGDEVEVLGLAASLEEASQHPLAEAVVKRASEAGLELQTVENFQALHGKGVSGQINGKQVLLGNAKMLDGMNISSTYQEKLEELEKEAKTVVFLAVDNEIKGLLALQDIPKENAKLAISQLKKRGLKTVMLTGDNAGVARAIADQIGIEEVIAGVLPEEKAHEIHKLQVAGKVAFVGDGINDAPALSVADVGIAMGAGTDIAIESADLVLTTNNLLGVVRAFDMSKKTFNRILLNLFWAFIYNVAGIPIAAGVFSGVGLALNPELAGLAMAFSSVSVLTSSLLLNFSKID
- a CDS encoding cupredoxin domain-containing protein, with protein sequence MLNSIVTIICIALIAFILFWFFKKPEKSGQKAQQKNGYQEIRVDVMGGYTPELIILKKSVPARIVFDRKDPSPCLDQIVFPDFGVHADLPMGEEYVVEITPEQAGEYGFSCGMNMMHGKMIVE
- a CDS encoding CopY/TcrY family copper transport repressor, which translates into the protein MQISDAEWQVMKIIWMQGEQTSMDLIRVLAERFDWSKSTIQTLLARLVEKECLTRKKEGKSFVYSALLTLDQSRDLLVKDIKDKVCSRRIKNLLADLIAECDFTQADLEDLEAVISEKKSSAVTEVKCNCM
- the thiD gene encoding bifunctional hydroxymethylpyrimidine kinase/phosphomethylpyrimidine kinase, which produces MTYLPVALTIAGTDPSGGAGIMADLKSFQARDVYGMAVVTSLVAQNTRGVQLIEHVSPQMLKAQLESVFSDIKPQAVKTGMLATTEIMEIIQPYLKKLDCPYVLDPVMVATSGDTLIDTSARSYLKTNLLPLATIITPNLPEAEEIVGFSIHDPEDMERAGRLILKEFGPQSVVIKGGHLEGGAKDFLFTKDDQFVWESPRIQTCHTHGTGCTFAAVITAELAKGKTLYQAVDKAKAFITKAIQDAPQLGHGSGPVNHTSFKD
- the thiE gene encoding thiamine phosphate synthase, with protein sequence MNREALRLYLVTNRYQDSLESFLEKIETACRSGVTIIQLREKNLTTNQYYQLAKQVKEITEAYQVPLIIDDRLDVCLAVDAAGLHIGDDELPVSVARQVLGPEKILGVTAKTVKRALEAEEGGANYLGTGAIFPTTTKENAPITLISTLKTICQRVAIPVVAIGGLTSENIDQLIGTGIAGVAVVRDLMQAEDIEAKTQAFLTKLDDIIF
- a CDS encoding hydroxyethylthiazole kinase, translating into MLELSNPFPIGSSSLIHCITNEISCEMLANGILALGCKPVMADDPREVLDFTKQSQALFINLGHLSAEKEKAIRMAASYAAQAGLPMVVDAVGVTASSIRKRLVKDLLDYIPTVLKGNMSEIRSLVGLKHHGVGVDASAKDQETEDLLQVLKDWCQLYPGMSFLVTGLKDLIVSENQVAVLGNGCAELDWITGTGDLVGALTAVFLSQGKTAFEASCLAVSYLNISAERIFVQGMGLEEFRYQVLNQLSLLKRDENWLDGIKGDIYE
- the thiW gene encoding energy coupling factor transporter S component ThiW, which codes for MRKHQLQVHKLTILSMMIALDVVLTPIFRIEGMAPMSSVVNILAGIMMGPVYALAMATVTAFIRMTTQGIPPLALTGATFGALLAGLFYKYGRKFYFSALGEILGTGIIGSIVSYPVMVLFTGSAAKLSWFIYTPRFFGATLIGTAISFIAFRFLIKQEFFKKVQGYFFAERID
- the tenA gene encoding thiaminase II; the encoded protein is MEFTDIAMELSKEAWQASFHHPFVLQLQEGNLEPAIFRYYLIQDAYYLKAFSEAYHLLAEKTSNQEMKRLLKQNAQSLVEGELFIRQQFFKELEISDQEMEQHPIAPTCYHYISHIYRQFEEANQAIAFASLLPCPWLYHDIGKSLNLKPSPNPLYQQWIETYITDELEQQIREEEALANQLYRESDETDKKKMLEAFHISVHMEAKFWEMAYQHQTWKSDLQSLETGEE
- a CDS encoding energy-coupling factor transporter transmembrane component T, producing the protein MVKVATQTPIISLFLLILSLETSFIPSIALNLSVVAFCILFMLYYRRFKMLAWMILLAILPSLANYWAVQLHGDASQAVMLGTRAFVTVCIGLVFVSSISLKELLLYLAQKGLSRSWAYALIVVFNSFPLIQQEIKSLKEACLLRGQELHFWSPLIYSKVLMTVFRWRHLYLRALSAHGYDEHAQVENSYRTFYIPKKTKLIYLLFFLLLQTSLFL